In Halorhabdus tiamatea SARL4B, a genomic segment contains:
- a CDS encoding carbohydrate kinase family protein, whose amino-acid sequence MTDSNVLVAGEALIDLFPTESGRLADVETLRRATGGAPANVAVGMARLGSPPLLWTRLGDDPFGEHLLDVLDANGVPDSLIAVDDERKTAHTLVADDPDADQSFTFFNEGTATFAMEPGTVSDEQLCAVEWVHFGGVMLSAEPARSAMFDLVERANDHGCTVSFDPNTRADLWPDQSVLIETIERAVRLADVVKTDREDLAFLLDDPADVEATAAAISEYGPHTVLLTQGGDGAYARATEAAPWGAATADQSPFDVDVVETTGAGDAFLAGAITALQERGTLADAVEFAAGVGALATTDTGAMAALPDRDAVEALLS is encoded by the coding sequence ATGACGGATTCGAACGTTCTCGTCGCGGGAGAGGCACTGATCGACCTGTTTCCGACGGAAAGCGGCCGACTCGCGGACGTCGAGACGCTGCGGCGGGCGACGGGCGGCGCGCCGGCGAACGTCGCGGTCGGGATGGCCCGGCTGGGATCGCCACCGTTGCTGTGGACGCGACTCGGTGACGACCCCTTCGGCGAGCACTTGCTCGACGTCCTCGATGCCAACGGCGTGCCCGACTCGTTGATCGCCGTCGACGACGAGCGCAAGACGGCCCACACCCTCGTCGCCGACGATCCCGACGCCGACCAGTCGTTTACGTTCTTCAACGAGGGGACGGCGACGTTCGCGATGGAACCGGGCACGGTGTCCGACGAGCAACTCTGCGCGGTCGAGTGGGTCCACTTCGGCGGCGTGATGCTCTCGGCGGAACCGGCCCGGTCGGCGATGTTCGACCTCGTCGAGCGGGCGAACGATCACGGCTGTACCGTCTCCTTCGACCCGAACACGCGGGCTGACCTGTGGCCTGACCAGTCCGTCCTGATCGAGACGATCGAGCGAGCGGTGAGACTGGCCGACGTCGTCAAGACCGACCGCGAGGATCTCGCCTTCCTGCTCGACGATCCCGCCGACGTCGAAGCGACTGCGGCCGCGATCAGCGAGTACGGGCCACACACCGTGTTGTTGACCCAGGGCGGCGACGGCGCGTACGCCCGGGCGACCGAAGCGGCTCCGTGGGGGGCGGCGACTGCCGACCAGTCGCCCTTCGACGTCGATGTCGTCGAGACCACGGGCGCGGGCGACGCCTTCCTCGCCGGGGCGATCACCGCACTCCAGGAGCGTGGCACACTCGCCGACGCGGTCGAGTTCGCCGCCGGTGTCGGCGCGCTCGCGACGACAGACACCGGCGCGATGGCTGCGCTTCCGGACCGGGACGCCGTCGAGGCGCTACTGTCCTGA
- the glgP gene encoding alpha-glucan family phosphorylase: MNTPTATSEEPGRIAYYTMEIGIQNDLHTYSGGLGVLAGDTIRSFADLGVEGVCVTPLNEEGYCKQTLEEDGSQISDADPWPVEEYAEPLDVEVTVEIYGRDVRVTAWRYDVVSEQSGETVPVIFLDTDVEGNDDDARRYTKRLYAPGHGDDFTLAQELVLGVGGTRILDELGYDVDTYHMNEGHAAFLTAELLARNDMDEAAVREQCVFTTHTPVEAGHDEFDWGLVEEMVTDPVAPDDLRPFSHDAGLNMSLLALNLSSYANSVAKKHQEVSQNMFPKFEIDAITNGVHVPHWIGDAFGDLYDEHITGWRSNPYKFKHATVLPSEGLWDAHQAQKRETIEFINEREGSDLDPETLTIGFARRAAPYKRANLIFYNNDRLRHIAENVGDIQLVFAGKAFPGDENGEQKIRDIFHNAWQLNDVIETQYVEDYDMEVGAKLTEGVDVWLNNPRRPLEACGTSGMKAAYNGIPQLGTLDGWWVEGHIEGETGWKIGPDPEESTPDQTTDEEETRQDAMALYNQLENEVIPTYYDDRERWIKMMRQTIAFNGPYYHTRRMVREYLLDAYTN; this comes from the coding sequence ATGAATACTCCGACAGCGACTTCCGAGGAACCGGGCCGCATCGCGTATTACACCATGGAGATCGGGATTCAGAACGATCTTCACACGTACAGTGGCGGGCTGGGCGTGCTCGCGGGCGACACGATCCGGTCGTTCGCCGACCTGGGCGTCGAGGGAGTCTGTGTCACGCCACTCAACGAGGAGGGCTACTGCAAGCAGACCCTAGAGGAAGACGGCTCCCAGATCAGCGACGCGGACCCCTGGCCGGTCGAGGAGTACGCCGAGCCCCTCGACGTCGAGGTGACCGTCGAGATCTACGGCCGCGACGTTCGCGTGACGGCCTGGCGCTACGATGTCGTCTCCGAGCAGAGCGGCGAGACCGTCCCCGTGATCTTCCTCGATACGGACGTCGAGGGTAACGACGACGACGCGCGACGCTACACCAAGCGGCTGTACGCGCCGGGCCACGGCGACGACTTCACGCTCGCCCAGGAACTCGTCCTCGGAGTCGGTGGAACCCGGATTCTCGACGAACTGGGCTACGACGTCGACACCTACCACATGAACGAGGGCCACGCCGCCTTCCTCACCGCCGAGTTGCTCGCCCGCAACGACATGGACGAAGCGGCGGTCCGCGAACAATGTGTCTTCACGACGCATACGCCCGTCGAGGCCGGCCACGACGAGTTCGACTGGGGGCTCGTCGAGGAGATGGTCACCGATCCCGTCGCGCCCGACGACTTGCGGCCGTTCAGCCACGACGCGGGGCTGAACATGTCGCTGCTGGCCCTGAACCTCTCGTCGTACGCCAACAGCGTCGCCAAGAAGCACCAGGAGGTCTCACAGAACATGTTCCCCAAGTTCGAGATCGACGCCATCACCAACGGGGTCCACGTCCCCCACTGGATCGGCGACGCCTTCGGGGACCTCTACGACGAGCACATCACGGGCTGGCGGTCGAACCCCTACAAGTTCAAACACGCGACAGTACTGCCGAGCGAGGGGCTCTGGGACGCCCACCAGGCCCAAAAGCGCGAGACCATCGAGTTCATCAACGAGCGCGAGGGGTCGGATCTCGACCCCGAGACGCTGACGATCGGTTTCGCCCGGCGGGCGGCCCCCTACAAGCGGGCGAACCTCATCTTCTACAACAACGATCGGCTCCGACACATCGCCGAGAACGTCGGGGACATCCAGCTGGTCTTCGCGGGCAAGGCCTTCCCCGGCGACGAGAACGGCGAGCAGAAGATCCGGGACATCTTCCACAACGCCTGGCAGCTCAACGACGTCATCGAGACCCAGTACGTCGAGGACTACGACATGGAAGTCGGCGCGAAGCTGACCGAAGGCGTCGACGTCTGGCTCAACAACCCCCGTCGGCCGCTGGAAGCCTGTGGCACCTCCGGCATGAAGGCTGCCTACAACGGGATCCCGCAACTTGGAACCCTCGACGGCTGGTGGGTCGAGGGCCACATCGAGGGCGAGACGGGCTGGAAGATCGGCCCCGATCCAGAGGAGAGCACGCCCGACCAGACGACCGACGAGGAGGAGACCCGCCAGGACGCGATGGCGCTGTACAACCAACTCGAGAACGAGGTCATCCCCACCTACTACGACGACCGCGAGCGCTGGATCAAGATGATGCGCCAGACGATCGCGTTCAACGGTCCGTACTACCACACCCGCCGGATGGTCCGGGAGTACCTGCTGGACGCGTACACGAACTAG
- the malQ gene encoding 4-alpha-glucanotransferase, with protein sequence MSFERQSGVFLHVSSLPGPDGIGTLGQPAREFVDFLVESDQSLWQTCPIGPTDAGQGNSPYSAYSARAGNPLFIELDPLVEAGWLDEPDRPDFDDREVEFGRVRPFKQGALRNAFAGFEERADEDARAAFETFRTENAEWLDDYALFRALDAHFEADTWMDWPDDAKFRDPETLDRYREELAEDVRFRQFCQWRFERQWADLRAYAHERGIDLVGDMPIYVGANSVDVWANPEIFKLDDDREPIYVAGVPPDDFSDTGQLWGMPVYDWETLAERDYDWWVQRFAGLLDRFDVFRIDHFKGFESYYQVPAEEDTAMNGEWVSGPGRDFFAAVRDQLGELPIVVEDLGAITDATRELRDAFGFPGMRVAGMADWCDAESTHHPASYDEPSVAYTSTHDTSTTVGWVKDLSKKQRECLYFAVDHEGGPINWDVIETVWETPAVITFAQFQDFHGLGDEHRFNLPGTATGNWKWRMLDSELDSAVADRLADVTRKADRT encoded by the coding sequence ATGTCCTTCGAGAGACAGAGCGGTGTTTTCCTGCACGTGTCGTCGCTGCCCGGTCCTGACGGGATCGGCACGCTGGGCCAGCCGGCCCGGGAGTTCGTCGACTTTCTAGTCGAGAGCGACCAGTCCCTCTGGCAGACCTGCCCGATCGGTCCGACCGACGCGGGCCAGGGCAACTCACCGTATTCGGCGTATTCGGCACGCGCCGGCAATCCGCTGTTTATCGAACTCGACCCGCTCGTCGAGGCGGGCTGGCTCGACGAGCCGGATCGCCCCGACTTCGACGACCGCGAAGTCGAATTCGGGCGCGTTCGCCCGTTCAAGCAGGGCGCGCTCCGGAACGCCTTCGCGGGCTTCGAGGAGCGCGCCGACGAGGACGCTCGGGCGGCCTTCGAGACCTTCCGAACCGAGAACGCCGAGTGGCTCGACGATTACGCCCTCTTCCGGGCGTTAGACGCGCACTTCGAGGCCGATACCTGGATGGACTGGCCCGACGACGCGAAGTTCCGCGACCCGGAGACCCTGGATCGCTACCGCGAGGAACTCGCCGAGGACGTTCGCTTCCGGCAGTTCTGCCAGTGGCGCTTCGAGCGCCAGTGGGCAGACCTGCGGGCTTACGCCCACGAGCGCGGGATCGACCTGGTCGGCGACATGCCGATCTACGTCGGGGCCAACAGCGTCGACGTCTGGGCCAACCCTGAGATATTCAAACTCGACGACGACCGCGAGCCGATCTACGTCGCGGGCGTGCCGCCCGATGACTTCTCCGACACCGGACAGCTCTGGGGGATGCCGGTCTACGACTGGGAGACCCTGGCCGAGCGGGACTACGACTGGTGGGTACAGCGCTTTGCGGGCCTGCTCGATCGCTTCGACGTCTTCCGGATCGACCACTTCAAAGGCTTCGAGAGTTACTACCAGGTCCCCGCCGAGGAGGACACCGCGATGAACGGCGAGTGGGTCTCGGGACCGGGCCGGGACTTCTTCGCGGCCGTCCGCGACCAGCTCGGCGAGTTGCCGATCGTCGTCGAAGACCTGGGTGCCATCACCGACGCGACGCGGGAACTCCGGGACGCCTTCGGGTTCCCCGGGATGCGCGTCGCGGGGATGGCCGACTGGTGTGACGCCGAGTCCACCCACCATCCCGCGAGCTACGACGAGCCCTCCGTCGCCTACACCTCGACCCACGACACGAGTACGACGGTCGGGTGGGTCAAGGACCTCTCGAAGAAACAACGGGAGTGTCTGTACTTCGCGGTCGATCACGAGGGCGGGCCGATCAACTGGGACGTCATCGAGACTGTCTGGGAGACGCCGGCGGTCATCACGTTCGCGCAGTTCCAGGACTTCCACGGCCTCGGCGACGAGCACCGCTTCAACCTGCCCGGGACCGCCACGGGCAACTGGAAGTGGCGGATGCTCGACTCGGAACTCGACTCCGCGGTCGCGGACCGACTCGCCGACGTGACCCGGAAGGCCGACCGGACTTGA
- a CDS encoding AbrB/MazE/SpoVT family DNA-binding domain-containing protein: MSSDRVDSESKVSGNQANIPASIRDELDIDDGDRLRWRVEDDGTLRVSVVQQRHGTFSEFDGYDGEETTDVEAEHDTWGLP; the protein is encoded by the coding sequence ATGAGTAGCGATCGCGTCGATTCGGAGAGCAAGGTGTCGGGGAATCAGGCGAACATCCCCGCGTCCATCCGCGACGAACTCGACATCGACGACGGCGACAGGCTTCGCTGGCGCGTCGAAGACGACGGGACGCTCCGAGTGAGCGTCGTCCAGCAACGCCATGGGACGTTCTCGGAGTTCGACGGCTACGATGGCGAGGAGACGACGGACGTCGAAGCGGAACACGACACGTGGGGCCTCCCGTAG
- a CDS encoding type II toxin-antitoxin system VapC family toxin yields MPRTVVDTTVLFGAAYRRDSAHDDALPIVRGVDTATLPEAVVLDYVLAETLNGLTTHAGHDAATDFLDRIEENTRFHVVSLTAEAFATAKALFRRYEGFSFVDAAIVAYMRAEGLEYLYAFDDDFDAAEDVRRLDTATNPYQPE; encoded by the coding sequence ATGCCACGCACGGTCGTCGATACGACTGTTCTGTTCGGAGCGGCCTACCGCCGCGACAGTGCCCACGACGACGCACTTCCCATCGTTCGAGGGGTCGACACGGCAACACTACCGGAAGCAGTTGTCCTCGATTACGTGCTCGCAGAGACGTTGAACGGCCTCACGACTCACGCTGGACACGATGCCGCGACAGACTTTCTCGACCGGATCGAGGAGAACACGCGCTTTCACGTCGTGTCGCTGACTGCCGAAGCATTCGCCACGGCGAAGGCACTCTTCAGACGATACGAGGGCTTCTCGTTCGTCGACGCCGCTATCGTCGCCTACATGCGTGCGGAGGGGCTGGAATACCTCTACGCGTTCGACGACGATTTCGACGCCGCCGAAGACGTCCGTCGCCTCGATACGGCCACCAATCCCTACCAGCCGGAATAG
- the malA gene encoding alpha-amylase MalA — MHHPGPPRFLAVGESTELAPRDPDPSGTYTWRIDDAPDGSHAVLGDDPVETFAPDVPGVYTVALGAPDGTHELTIRAFPAELAIDDEVAQPATSGVSGGSGRSGRSGSGVGARSGSGSGVGRPEPGEARPRLTLDGEAVDDEFVLRARPQTEPRRGAPPADLDVEFYVDDRDELPGHTVESREFRFPLEAIDDAARVHAIAVGDQYSVPDSVEIHGDGTIERLNDPPAWSTEMTLYEIYVRGYVDPDPGQTVFEAIAEKLDHIQSLGVDTLWFTPVLQHDGNDHGYNITDFFSIAEDLGGEAAFREFVAEAHDRDMRVLFDLVLNHSARDHEFYQRALAGDEQYLEWYDWEDREAREPETYFDWELIANFDYENLEVRRHLLDAVEKWAGVVDGFRCDMAWAVPKPFWQEIRETVKTIDDDFLLMDETIPYVADFQDLCFDIHFDAGLYFDLLQIGHGDQPADQLYGSLESRYQIGFPDHAGFLTYIENHDEERYVSEVGTHAVKAAATATFTLPGSPMIYAGQEIGERQRRGATHWGHTDEGLLAFYQRLSGTREEIDALGSGADFEPVDVESDAEQVVAYARENDDDRYVVVLNFGHEAKDVGLPGETVEPVDELGDENVAAEGGVSVEDAVILAAE, encoded by the coding sequence ATGCACCATCCCGGCCCACCCAGATTCCTCGCAGTCGGGGAATCGACCGAACTCGCCCCCCGAGATCCCGACCCCTCGGGCACCTACACCTGGCGTATCGACGACGCACCGGACGGGAGTCACGCCGTGCTCGGCGACGATCCCGTCGAGACCTTCGCGCCCGACGTTCCCGGCGTCTATACTGTCGCGCTCGGGGCACCGGACGGGACTCACGAACTCACGATCCGGGCGTTCCCCGCCGAATTGGCGATCGACGACGAGGTAGCCCAGCCCGCCACGAGCGGCGTCAGCGGGGGAAGCGGACGCAGTGGTCGCTCGGGTAGCGGCGTCGGCGCTCGCTCGGGTTCCGGCTCCGGAGTGGGTCGGCCCGAACCCGGCGAGGCACGCCCGCGGCTCACACTCGACGGCGAGGCAGTCGACGACGAGTTCGTCCTGCGGGCTCGCCCCCAGACCGAACCGCGACGGGGCGCACCGCCTGCCGACCTCGACGTCGAGTTCTACGTCGACGACCGTGACGAACTCCCGGGACACACGGTCGAGAGCCGGGAGTTTCGGTTCCCGCTCGAGGCGATCGACGACGCCGCCCGCGTCCACGCTATCGCGGTCGGTGACCAGTATAGCGTGCCTGACTCCGTCGAGATTCACGGCGACGGCACGATCGAGCGACTCAACGACCCGCCGGCCTGGAGCACGGAGATGACGCTCTACGAGATTTACGTCCGGGGGTACGTCGATCCCGATCCCGGCCAGACCGTCTTCGAGGCCATCGCCGAGAAACTCGATCACATCCAGAGCCTCGGCGTCGATACGCTGTGGTTTACGCCCGTCCTCCAGCACGACGGCAACGACCACGGCTACAACATCACGGACTTCTTCTCGATCGCCGAGGACCTCGGCGGCGAGGCGGCCTTCCGGGAGTTCGTCGCCGAGGCCCACGACCGGGACATGCGCGTGCTCTTCGACCTCGTGCTCAATCACTCCGCACGCGATCACGAGTTCTACCAGCGCGCGCTGGCCGGCGACGAGCAGTACCTCGAGTGGTACGACTGGGAAGACCGCGAGGCCCGCGAACCGGAGACGTACTTCGACTGGGAACTCATCGCGAACTTCGACTACGAGAACCTCGAAGTCCGTCGACACCTGCTCGACGCGGTCGAGAAGTGGGCCGGCGTCGTCGACGGCTTCCGGTGTGACATGGCCTGGGCCGTGCCCAAGCCCTTCTGGCAGGAGATCCGCGAGACGGTCAAGACCATCGACGACGACTTCCTCCTGATGGACGAGACGATCCCCTACGTCGCTGACTTCCAGGACCTCTGTTTCGACATCCACTTCGACGCCGGGCTGTACTTCGATCTGCTGCAGATCGGCCACGGCGACCAGCCGGCCGACCAGCTCTATGGCTCCCTGGAGAGTCGCTATCAGATCGGCTTCCCGGATCACGCCGGCTTCCTGACGTACATCGAGAACCACGACGAGGAACGTTACGTCTCGGAGGTCGGCACTCACGCCGTCAAGGCCGCCGCAACGGCGACGTTCACGCTGCCCGGGTCGCCGATGATCTACGCCGGCCAGGAGATCGGCGAGCGCCAACGTCGCGGGGCGACCCACTGGGGCCACACCGACGAGGGGTTGCTCGCCTTCTACCAGCGGCTGAGTGGAACGCGCGAGGAGATCGACGCGCTCGGCTCTGGGGCCGACTTCGAACCCGTCGATGTCGAAAGCGACGCCGAGCAGGTCGTGGCCTACGCCCGCGAGAACGACGACGACCGCTACGTCGTCGTGTTGAACTTCGGCCACGAGGCCAAGGATGTCGGCCTTCCCGGGGAGACCGTCGAACCGGTCGACGAACTCGGCGACGAGAACGTGGCCGCAGAAGGTGGCGTTTCCGTCGAGGACGCCGTGATCCTGGCGGCGGAGTAA
- a CDS encoding alpha-amylase family glycosyl hydrolase, producing MTGNHTSDSYHPGPPRFLQLGESIVDPIFVDMAHGYDRDNLAPTIAGTPERDPPPYEKGDFVWRLAEKPDGSKAGIEYAPTPFEDDAEQYDEGNHNTADFEPDVPGTYVFELDAPDGTHELTIKVFPPPVTEDGTEVYDIEGELPTDARETTGGPPRIELEGHYDAETGEFVIESNPELAPDSYAVLEDLDVSFRPHDAAALDREDIVVEGTTARVPVEALEGPTRLFGAPYDGVRLGTTDEIVLDPDTEAVELPNRPPEWIEDAVVYEIFTRSFAGDERATDFEFLTGKVEYLDELGVDLVWLTPIVPAWSGRIDTPPGGPHAYDTSDYFAVAEDLGTIEGFERFVDACHDHDIKVAFDLVVNHAGWEHDAWQDTIAQLGDDPEDPHEFPEVDSWDTDSPYFDWFDRQSRTNGIDATPPQTSFFDVRLHPNLNYGNLALREHILAVVDFWSDTVDAFRCDIAWGVPHSFWKEARRLTRKKDDAFLWLDESIPRIPEMAESEFDLHFDSTEFMRTAHAVARGERPPRDLIAAVETRQNDGFPAYTRVINSTENHDESRLYYEAKEKGHREDPAQAQRGALAAAFTLPGVPFIYYGQERLVSEYGERRESPYFGREDQTGDIKADPYKRAFMNWEEYDEEHLAFVSGLIDFYHDSPVMGPEADLVREAHRAEAGNDVLVFGRDAGEEKRVVVINFADHPHWVDLRLPVETQDLFTGEDLLVDRADDAVTVEVETLAVFETPTLFDQGHNHWHADEPLPNDG from the coding sequence ATGACAGGAAATCATACGTCCGACAGCTACCATCCTGGCCCGCCGCGGTTCCTCCAGTTGGGGGAGAGTATCGTCGACCCGATCTTCGTCGACATGGCCCACGGCTACGACAGGGACAACCTCGCGCCGACGATCGCCGGAACGCCCGAACGTGATCCACCCCCCTACGAGAAGGGGGATTTCGTCTGGCGACTCGCCGAGAAGCCCGACGGGAGCAAGGCCGGCATCGAGTACGCGCCGACGCCCTTCGAGGACGACGCCGAGCAGTACGACGAGGGGAACCACAACACAGCCGATTTCGAACCGGACGTGCCGGGCACCTACGTCTTCGAACTCGACGCGCCCGACGGCACCCACGAGTTGACGATCAAGGTGTTCCCGCCGCCCGTCACCGAAGACGGAACCGAGGTGTACGACATCGAGGGGGAACTCCCGACCGACGCCCGCGAGACCACCGGCGGGCCGCCACGGATCGAACTCGAGGGACACTACGACGCAGAAACCGGCGAGTTCGTGATCGAATCGAACCCCGAACTCGCACCCGATAGTTACGCCGTCCTCGAGGACCTCGACGTGTCGTTTCGGCCGCACGACGCGGCGGCGCTCGATCGTGAGGACATCGTCGTCGAGGGGACGACTGCCCGCGTGCCGGTCGAGGCTCTCGAGGGGCCGACCCGGCTGTTCGGGGCCCCCTACGACGGGGTCCGACTGGGCACGACCGACGAGATCGTCCTCGATCCGGACACAGAGGCGGTCGAGTTGCCCAATCGCCCGCCGGAGTGGATCGAAGACGCCGTCGTCTACGAGATCTTCACGCGGTCGTTCGCCGGCGATGAGCGGGCGACCGACTTCGAGTTCCTCACTGGGAAGGTCGAGTATCTCGACGAGTTGGGCGTCGACCTCGTCTGGCTGACGCCGATCGTGCCCGCCTGGAGCGGCCGGATCGATACCCCACCGGGCGGTCCCCACGCCTACGACACCAGCGACTACTTCGCCGTCGCAGAAGACCTGGGCACGATCGAAGGCTTCGAGCGCTTCGTCGATGCGTGTCACGACCACGATATCAAGGTCGCCTTCGATCTGGTGGTCAACCACGCCGGCTGGGAACACGACGCCTGGCAGGACACCATCGCCCAACTGGGCGACGATCCCGAGGACCCCCACGAGTTCCCCGAGGTCGATTCGTGGGACACCGACTCGCCGTACTTCGACTGGTTCGATCGGCAGTCCCGGACGAACGGCATCGACGCCACGCCGCCCCAGACGAGTTTCTTCGACGTCAGGCTGCACCCGAACCTCAACTACGGTAACCTCGCGCTCCGGGAGCACATCCTCGCAGTCGTGGACTTCTGGTCGGACACCGTCGACGCGTTCCGGTGTGACATCGCCTGGGGCGTCCCCCACTCCTTCTGGAAGGAGGCCCGGCGGTTGACCCGCAAGAAGGACGACGCCTTCCTGTGGCTCGACGAGTCGATCCCGCGCATCCCGGAGATGGCTGAATCCGAGTTCGATCTGCACTTCGACTCGACGGAGTTCATGCGGACCGCTCACGCCGTCGCCCGCGGCGAACGGCCGCCCCGGGACCTCATCGCCGCGGTCGAGACGCGCCAAAACGACGGGTTCCCGGCCTACACCCGCGTCATCAACTCCACGGAGAATCACGACGAGTCCCGACTCTACTACGAGGCCAAGGAGAAGGGCCACCGCGAAGATCCCGCCCAGGCGCAACGCGGGGCGCTGGCGGCCGCGTTCACGCTCCCGGGCGTCCCGTTCATCTACTACGGCCAGGAGCGACTGGTCTCCGAGTACGGGGAGCGCCGGGAGAGTCCCTACTTCGGCCGCGAGGATCAGACGGGCGACATCAAGGCCGACCCGTACAAGCGCGCGTTCATGAACTGGGAGGAGTACGACGAAGAACACCTCGCGTTCGTCTCGGGCCTGATCGACTTCTATCACGACTCGCCGGTCATGGGGCCCGAAGCGGACCTCGTGCGGGAGGCCCACCGCGCCGAGGCCGGCAACGACGTGCTGGTGTTCGGTCGGGACGCGGGCGAGGAGAAACGTGTCGTCGTGATCAACTTCGCCGACCACCCCCACTGGGTCGACCTCCGACTGCCGGTCGAGACCCAGGATCTGTTCACCGGCGAGGACTTACTCGTCGATCGCGCCGACGACGCGGTCACCGTCGAGGTCGAGACGCTGGCGGTCTTCGAGACGCCGACGCTGTTCGATCAGGGCCACAACCACTGGCACGCGGACGAACCGTTGCCGAACGATGGCTGA
- a CDS encoding IS630 family transposase (programmed frameshift), whose translation MPRTQKYVVDLSADERAELNALLASGTHKTRVLTRARCLLHADDGLTDDEVSQAVGCHPGTVGRHRKRYTEDGLAAINRRKADRVYERKLDGREEAHLIALACSDPPEGRSRWSLHLLAEHLVGLTEIDVESISHETVRQVLKKHGLHPHRSKSWVIESGESASFVCKMEDVLDLYHEPYDEKRPVVCFDESNKELHKEVRDPLPARPGAVARYDYTYERNGTRNLFVMSEPLTGWRHIEVTERRRKEEFVAQMQSLVDDHYPDADCIRVVMDNLNTHQRYAFYEHLPPAEARRLLRKLEFHFTPEHGSWLNMAEIEFSALWTECLDRRIPDAATLRAEVAAWERTRNEDESEIDWQFTADDARIKLRQLYPANHD comes from the exons ATGCCACGAACTCAAAAGTACGTTGTCGATCTGTCTGCCGATGAACGAGCCGAACTGAACGCATTGCTTGCCTCTGGAACGCACAAGACGCGTGTTCTCACGCGTGCACGGTGTCTCTTGCACGCTGACGACGGCTTGACTGATGACGAAGTCAGTCAAGCCGTCGGATGTCACCCCGGCACTGTCGGTCGTCACCGCAAACGCTACACCGAAGACGGCCTCGCGGCGATTAATCGCCGCAAGGCCGACCGCGTCTACGAGCGCAAACTCGACGGACGTGAAGAAGCCCACCTTATCGCGTTGGCGTGTAGCGATCCACCAGAAGGACGCTCTCGCTGGTCACTGCACCTCCTTGCTGAGCATCTTGTTGGTCTTACCGAGATCGACGTTGAGTCGATCTCTCACGAAACCGTTCGACAGGTTCTAAAAAAACACG GACTGCACCCTCACCGATCCAAATCCTGGGTGATCGAATCCGGAGAGAGTGCGTCGTTCGTCTGCAAAATGGAGGATGTTCTCGATCTTTACCACGAACCCTACGACGAAAAGCGTCCAGTCGTCTGTTTTGACGAGTCCAACAAGGAACTGCACAAGGAAGTCCGCGACCCGCTCCCGGCGCGACCGGGAGCGGTCGCTCGGTATGACTACACCTACGAACGCAACGGGACGCGCAACCTCTTCGTGATGAGCGAGCCGCTGACTGGCTGGCGACATATCGAGGTAACCGAGCGACGACGCAAGGAGGAATTCGTCGCTCAGATGCAGTCGCTGGTGGATGATCATTACCCGGATGCGGACTGCATCCGGGTGGTGATGGATAATCTGAATACGCACCAACGGTACGCCTTCTACGAACATCTACCGCCAGCAGAAGCTCGTCGGTTGCTCAGGAAGCTCGAATTTCACTTCACGCCAGAACACGGCAGTTGGCTGAACATGGCGGAAATCGAGTTTAGCGCCCTGTGGACGGAGTGCCTTGACCGCCGCATTCCTGACGCAGCGACACTCCGTGCGGAGGTCGCTGCGTGGGAACGCACTCGAAACGAGGACGAATCCGAGATTGATTGGCAGTTCACGGCCGATGACGCTCGCATCAAACTCCGCCAGCTATATCCAGCAAATCACGATTGA